In one Solanum dulcamara chromosome 1, daSolDulc1.2, whole genome shotgun sequence genomic region, the following are encoded:
- the LOC129903212 gene encoding GDSL esterase/lipase At5g33370-like, which yields MATKYIIILVFTQQISFFYMMSSSLSCFSCLVLLVVSFSGLSFKVEGRAFFVFGDSLVDNGNNNYLITSARADSPPYGIDYPTHRATGRFSNGLNIPDIISEQLGMEPTLPYLAPQLTGDRLLVGANFASAGVGILNDTGIQFLNIIRIGKQLEYFEQYQRRVSGLIGAEQTEQLVNSALVLITLGGNDFVNNYYLVPFSARSRQFSLPDYVRYLISEYRKVLQKLYDLGGRRVLVTGTGPIGCVPAELAQRSRTGECSVELERAAALFNPQLTQMLADLNSQLGANVFIAANTYTMNMDFISNPQAYGFVTSKIACCGQGPYNGIGLCTPLSNMCPNRDIYAFWDPFHPSERANRIIVQHILTGSSNYMNPMNLSTIMALDSRT from the exons ATGGCCACCAAATACATAATCATTCTTGTATTCACACAGCAAATTAGTTTCTTTTACATGATGAGTAGCTCATTGTCTTGTTTTTCATGTCTAGTACTTTTAGTGGTTTCATTTTCTGGTCTGTCATTTAAAGTTGAAGGTCGAGCCTTTTTTGTGTTCGGTGATTCTCTAGTCGATAATGGTAACAATAACTACTTAATTACTAGTGCCAGGGCAGATTCTCCCCCGTATGGCATTGACTACCCTACTCACCGCGCCACTGGTCGCTTCTCCAATGGCCTCAACATACCTGATATTATAA GTGAGCAATTGGGTATGGAGCCAACATTACCATATTTGGCTCCACAGCTCACAGGAGATAGGCTTCTTGTGGGGGCTAACTTTGCTTCTGCTGGAGTTGGTATCCTTAATGACACGGGCATCCAATTT TTGAATATAATCAGAATTGGTAAACAATTGGAGTACTTTGAACAATATCAAAGGAGGGTAAGTGGTTTAATTGGAGCAGAACAAACAGAACAGCTAGTGAACAGCGCCCTAGTCCTCATCACCCTTGGTGGAAATGACTTTGTTAATAACTACTATTTGGTCCCTTTCTCTGCAAGATCAAGACAATTTTCCCTACCTGATTATGTTCGTTATCTCATCTCTGAGTACAGAAAAGTATTACAG AAGCTATATGATTTGGGAGGAAGAAGAGTGTTAGTGACAGGTACTGGACCAATTGGGTGTGTGCCAGCAGAATTAGCACAGAGGAGCCGAACTGGAGAATGTTCAGTGGAACTGGAGCGTGCAGCCGCTCTGTTCAACCCTCAATTGACTCAAATGTTGGCTGATCTCAATTCTCAACTTGGTGCTAATGTATTTATTGCTGCTAATACATATACTATGAACATGGATTTCATATCTAATCCACAGGCTTATG GGTTTGTGACATCAAAGATAGCATGTTGTGGGCAAGGACCTTACAATGGAATAGGGCTGTGCACACCATTATCAAACATGTGCCCAAACAGGGACATATATGCATTTTGGGATCCATTCCATCCTTCTGAAAGGGCTAATAGGATCATTGTTCAGCATATATTGACTGGTTCTTCCAATTACATGAACCCAATGAACCTCAGCACCATTATGGCTTTGGACTCTAGgacctaa